One segment of Methylocella silvestris BL2 DNA contains the following:
- the flbT gene encoding flagellar biosynthesis repressor FlbT, producing MHISLRAGEKIYINGAVLCADRKVSLELLNDATFLLEAHVMKVENATTPLRQLYFIVQIMLMNPTDSAVARAMFEQSMRSLVEIADDQALLAGLRAVRGHVEDGRVFEGLRSIRSLFSIEAGIMSGDSAASPTQAA from the coding sequence ATGCATATTTCACTTCGGGCCGGCGAAAAAATATACATCAATGGCGCGGTTCTTTGCGCGGATCGAAAAGTATCCTTGGAGTTGCTGAACGACGCGACATTCCTGCTGGAAGCCCATGTCATGAAAGTGGAGAATGCGACAACGCCGTTGCGGCAACTCTACTTCATCGTTCAAATCATGCTGATGAATCCGACGGACAGCGCCGTCGCGCGCGCCATGTTCGAGCAATCCATGCGAAGTCTCGTCGAGATTGCGGACGATCAAGCGCTTCTGGCGGGCCTGCGCGCCGTCAGAGGGCATGTGGAGGACGGCAGGGTCTTCGAAGGTCTGAGATCAATCCGCAGCCTGTTTTCCATTGAAGCCGGAATCATGTCCGGCGACAGCGCGGCCTCGCCGACTCAGGCGGCGTAA
- the flaF gene encoding flagellar biosynthesis regulator FlaF: MMYQRSYAESLESSPGECRERERRALDHALQLLEKARHDGVGSAAAAEALHFLCRLWKALIEDLISPENDLPDVLRGDLVSVGIWVLREADSIREEKSSNFRGLIEICSAIRNGLR; encoded by the coding sequence ATGATGTACCAGCGAAGCTACGCTGAAAGCCTCGAAAGCTCTCCAGGCGAATGCCGCGAGCGCGAACGTCGAGCCCTCGATCACGCGCTGCAATTGCTCGAGAAGGCGAGGCATGACGGCGTCGGCTCCGCTGCAGCTGCGGAAGCCCTGCATTTCCTGTGTAGACTGTGGAAGGCGCTGATCGAGGATTTGATAAGCCCGGAAAATGACCTCCCTGACGTGCTGCGCGGCGACCTTGTCTCTGTCGGCATTTGGGTCCTGCGGGAAGCCGATTCCATTCGGGAGGAAAAGTCGAGCAACTTCCGGGGACTTATCGAAATCTGCTCCGCGATCCGCAATGGGCTGAGGTAA
- the fliQ gene encoding flagellar biosynthesis protein FliQ codes for MNEADALELIRSAIWTIIVGSGPPVAAAMFVGLIIALLQALTQIQETTLTFVPKIVVIFLVLSFGGPFIGAQIFAFTEHVYGRIEKGY; via the coding sequence ATGAACGAGGCGGACGCGCTTGAGCTGATACGGTCAGCGATCTGGACGATCATTGTCGGATCGGGGCCCCCGGTCGCCGCGGCGATGTTCGTCGGATTGATCATTGCTCTGCTGCAAGCACTGACGCAGATCCAGGAAACGACGCTGACCTTTGTTCCGAAGATCGTCGTCATTTTCTTAGTCCTGTCCTTTGGAGGGCCGTTCATCGGCGCTCAGATTTTTGCGTTCACGGAACATGTCTATGGGCGTATTGAAAAAGGTTACTGA
- a CDS encoding flagellar biosynthetic protein FliR: protein MTAFVLFCRIGACLMIMPGISSARIPVRVRLFVGFAITLGLTPILSDEVGPKISAESPFILVQTILSESLIGGLIGFLGRIFFGALDALANAIAMAIGLSSPLAPPTDDNEPAPAIVSLISLGALVLFFLTNLHWEVLRGLLASYSVWPVSGLFEARLGLVEIGNSLARSFALALRVSSPFIVYALIVNLAIGIASRFAPQIPIYFITVPAVAAGGLFLLYITCRSLLELFVAGFSLWLASG from the coding sequence TTGACTGCCTTCGTTCTTTTTTGCCGCATCGGCGCCTGCCTCATGATCATGCCGGGCATATCCAGCGCACGCATTCCGGTCCGGGTCAGGCTGTTCGTCGGCTTTGCTATAACGCTTGGCCTGACGCCAATCTTGTCGGACGAGGTTGGTCCAAAAATATCGGCTGAATCGCCTTTTATCCTGGTCCAAACCATCCTTAGCGAGAGCTTGATCGGGGGGCTTATCGGATTTCTCGGCCGCATTTTTTTCGGGGCCCTCGACGCCTTGGCGAACGCCATCGCTATGGCGATCGGTCTTTCGAGCCCGTTGGCCCCCCCAACGGACGACAATGAGCCGGCCCCGGCAATCGTCTCGCTCATTTCGCTCGGGGCTCTGGTATTGTTTTTCCTCACCAATCTGCACTGGGAGGTTTTGCGCGGACTGCTTGCGTCCTATTCTGTCTGGCCGGTATCTGGTCTGTTCGAAGCGCGCTTGGGGCTTGTTGAAATCGGCAATAGCCTGGCGCGTTCCTTCGCCCTGGCGCTGCGCGTCAGCAGTCCCTTCATCGTCTACGCGTTGATCGTCAATCTCGCGATTGGCATTGCGTCTCGATTTGCGCCGCAAATTCCAATCTATTTCATCACAGTTCCCGCCGTTGCGGCCGGCGGATTATTCCTCCTTTACATCACCTGCAGGAGCCTGTTGGAGCTCTTCGTCGCAGGGTTCTCTCTTTGGCTCGCTTCGGGTTGA
- a CDS encoding flagellar hook-associated family protein has translation MSSYISTQSISSSLRQSVLKMQAELSSAQTEAATGNHADIGLSLASKTGQSVSLQAQAAMLQTLSETNSIALTRMNMIQNQLGDLQSGAQSLLNSLLSTNGSAQNAATIEASGADNLKGLIASLNSTLNGDYLFAGINTATAPLTDYYATGASSKTAVDAAFSTAFGMSQTSSSVAGISASAMQDFLDGPFAALFQGSNWTNDWSSASDEAIASSISPGGAVISSVSANQSAFRDLAEAYTMLSDLGGEKYSQATYDVLVGKARDLLTDGISALSDAQAGLGVAQSSVSDANTQMSLQMNILSSQIGNLESINGYEVQVRISDLQTQIQTAYSLTSHLQDLSLVKYL, from the coding sequence ATGAGTTCATATATTTCCACCCAATCGATCAGTTCGTCTCTGCGGCAATCCGTTCTAAAGATGCAGGCGGAGCTTTCGTCAGCCCAGACCGAGGCGGCGACGGGCAATCATGCCGACATTGGCTTGAGTCTCGCAAGCAAAACGGGACAAAGCGTTTCGCTGCAAGCGCAAGCGGCGATGCTGCAGACTCTATCGGAGACAAACTCCATCGCGCTCACGCGCATGAATATGATCCAAAATCAACTTGGCGATCTGCAATCCGGCGCCCAGTCGTTGCTCAACTCGCTTCTATCAACGAATGGCTCGGCGCAGAACGCAGCAACCATTGAGGCGTCTGGCGCGGACAATTTAAAAGGGTTGATCGCCAGCCTGAATTCGACGCTAAACGGCGATTATCTCTTCGCGGGGATCAATACCGCGACGGCGCCTTTGACCGACTATTATGCAACGGGCGCCAGCAGCAAGACAGCGGTTGACGCAGCATTTTCGACCGCGTTCGGGATGTCGCAGACGAGCAGCTCCGTCGCGGGCATAAGCGCCAGCGCGATGCAGGATTTTCTTGACGGGCCCTTCGCCGCTTTGTTCCAGGGCTCCAATTGGACAAATGATTGGTCGTCAGCGTCTGACGAGGCGATCGCCAGTTCGATCTCGCCCGGCGGCGCTGTCATATCGTCGGTCAGCGCGAACCAGTCCGCCTTTAGAGATCTTGCTGAAGCCTATACGATGCTGTCTGATCTGGGCGGCGAAAAATATAGCCAGGCGACCTATGACGTCCTGGTCGGCAAGGCGCGTGATCTTCTCACCGACGGCATCTCCGCGCTTTCGGATGCGCAAGCAGGGCTTGGCGTGGCGCAATCAAGCGTGTCGGACGCCAACACGCAAATGTCGTTGCAGATGAATATTTTGTCTTCGCAAATAGGTAACCTTGAAAGCATTAACGGCTATGAAGTCCAGGTTCGCATCTCGGATCTGCAAACCCAAATTCAGACAGCATATTCCTTGACCTCGCATTTGCAGGACTTGAGCCTCGTGAAATATCTTTGA
- the flgD gene encoding flagellar hook assembly protein FlgD: protein MSVANVNSVANATGTSANASTSAATSATVDYNQFLQLLITELKNQDPTSPTDPTQYMSQLASFSSVEQQVKTNSALDALLATQAGALIGKTATSADGKISGVIASVTTSAGGDVTATLKNGSAITLGSGVTISAT, encoded by the coding sequence ATGTCGGTAGCCAATGTCAATTCGGTGGCGAACGCAACTGGGACGAGCGCAAATGCGTCAACTTCCGCTGCAACCTCCGCGACGGTGGACTATAATCAGTTTTTACAGCTGTTGATCACGGAGCTGAAGAATCAGGATCCAACGAGCCCGACCGATCCGACCCAGTATATGAGCCAGTTGGCTTCTTTTTCCTCGGTCGAGCAGCAGGTCAAGACGAATTCGGCCCTGGATGCGCTTCTGGCGACGCAAGCAGGAGCGCTGATCGGGAAGACGGCGACCTCCGCCGACGGGAAGATCAGCGGCGTGATTGCGTCGGTGACGACGAGCGCGGGCGGCGACGTCACCGCGACATTGAAGAATGGAAGCGCGATCACGCTTGGATCCGGCGTCACGATCAGCGCCACATGA
- the flhA gene encoding flagellar biosynthesis protein FlhA, with translation MSDIALRGASPPGRKSARDVAFAAGIVAILSIFFLPVPAVLIDIGLAFSIALSVLILMVALWIERPLDFSAFPTVLLVATLLRLALNIATTRLILSNGAEGLTAAGFIIGGFSKLVMSGDFVIGLIVFAILMTVNFVVITKGATRIAEVGARFTLDAIPGKQMAIDADLSAGLIDDKQAQRRRHELEEESSFFGSMDGASKFVRGDAIAGLIILAVNIFGGIVIGATRHNMPLQQAADVYTKLSVGDGLVSQIPALIISLSAALLVSKGGTRGATEAAVLSQLVKYPRALLVAALLMFGMALAPGLPFFPFALLGGVLAFVSYEAPKRIARDEEVQRAKRLTEEQEAQSEAKDSVKGQIRSVEIELCLGKQLATRLVASHNELAARVAKMRRKFAKQYGFVVPEIKLSDSLAMPTKAYQIRIHGTIAAANELKIGDLLVIVNDGRRPHLPGEDCREPAFGMKAMWVSQAFANELKREGFSPIDNVSVLLTHLSEVIRNNLPQLLSYKDMRTLLDRLGPEYKRLIDDICPSQISYSGLQAVLKLLLAERVSIRNLHLILEAIAEIAPHARRAEQVAEHVRMRMAQQICGDLTDGGVLKVLRLGNRWDLAFHQSLKRDSKGDVTEFDLDPQMVEDFGKEASTAIRERMDQGHQFVLVATPETRPYVRMIVERLFATLPVLSHLEIARGVTIKSLGSIS, from the coding sequence ATGTCGGATATTGCACTACGAGGCGCGTCTCCCCCCGGGCGAAAGAGCGCCCGCGACGTTGCATTCGCCGCCGGCATCGTCGCAATTCTTTCGATCTTTTTTCTGCCGGTCCCAGCCGTTCTCATTGACATTGGGCTTGCATTTTCAATAGCGCTTTCTGTCCTCATCTTGATGGTCGCCTTGTGGATCGAGCGGCCGCTCGATTTTTCAGCATTTCCGACCGTGTTGCTTGTCGCGACGCTGTTGCGTCTCGCGCTGAACATTGCCACCACACGCTTGATTTTGTCGAATGGCGCTGAAGGCTTGACGGCCGCCGGCTTTATCATCGGCGGCTTTTCGAAGCTTGTGATGAGCGGCGATTTCGTCATTGGGCTTATCGTATTTGCAATCCTGATGACGGTGAATTTTGTCGTTATAACGAAGGGCGCGACCCGCATCGCCGAGGTCGGGGCGCGCTTCACGCTCGATGCGATTCCCGGCAAGCAGATGGCGATCGACGCGGATCTCTCCGCCGGCCTGATCGACGACAAGCAGGCGCAGCGGCGCAGACACGAACTTGAGGAAGAAAGTTCATTTTTCGGATCGATGGATGGCGCCTCGAAATTCGTTCGCGGCGACGCGATCGCCGGCCTGATCATCCTGGCGGTCAATATTTTCGGCGGCATCGTCATCGGCGCAACCCGGCACAATATGCCGCTGCAGCAGGCGGCCGACGTCTATACGAAACTCTCGGTCGGCGATGGTCTCGTGTCGCAAATACCGGCGCTGATCATTTCCTTGTCCGCTGCGCTGCTGGTGTCGAAGGGCGGCACCCGAGGCGCGACAGAAGCGGCGGTCTTAAGTCAGCTCGTCAAATATCCGCGCGCGCTTCTCGTAGCGGCGCTTCTCATGTTCGGGATGGCGTTGGCGCCGGGCTTGCCGTTCTTTCCATTCGCCCTTCTTGGCGGCGTGCTTGCTTTCGTCAGCTATGAGGCGCCGAAGCGGATCGCAAGGGACGAAGAGGTCCAGCGCGCGAAGCGGCTGACGGAGGAGCAAGAGGCGCAGAGCGAGGCGAAGGACTCGGTCAAGGGGCAGATCAGATCCGTTGAAATCGAACTTTGTCTTGGCAAGCAACTCGCGACGCGTCTCGTCGCCTCGCACAACGAGCTCGCCGCGCGAGTCGCCAAAATGCGGCGCAAATTTGCCAAGCAATATGGCTTTGTCGTCCCGGAGATAAAGCTGTCGGACAGCTTGGCGATGCCGACCAAAGCTTATCAGATTAGAATACATGGAACGATCGCCGCGGCCAATGAGCTGAAGATCGGAGATCTTCTTGTCATTGTCAACGATGGCCGTCGTCCGCATCTACCCGGGGAAGACTGCCGGGAGCCGGCGTTCGGCATGAAGGCGATGTGGGTTTCGCAAGCTTTCGCCAACGAGCTGAAGCGCGAAGGCTTTAGCCCGATCGACAATGTCTCCGTTTTGCTGACTCATCTGAGCGAGGTCATTCGCAACAATCTTCCGCAGCTCTTATCCTACAAGGATATGCGGACTCTGCTGGATCGGTTGGGGCCGGAATACAAGCGGTTGATCGACGACATTTGTCCCTCGCAGATTTCCTATTCCGGACTGCAGGCGGTGCTGAAGCTTCTTCTTGCCGAACGCGTCTCGATCCGCAATCTGCATCTCATTCTGGAGGCCATCGCCGAGATCGCGCCGCACGCCCGCCGAGCGGAGCAGGTGGCGGAGCATGTTCGCATGCGCATGGCTCAACAGATCTGTGGCGACCTCACAGATGGCGGCGTGTTGAAAGTGTTGCGGCTTGGCAATCGCTGGGATCTCGCGTTCCACCAAAGCCTGAAGCGTGACTCCAAGGGTGATGTGACGGAGTTCGATCTCGATCCTCAGATGGTCGAAGATTTCGGCAAAGAGGCCTCCACGGCGATTCGCGAACGGATGGATCAGGGGCATCAATTCGTCCTGGTCGCCACGCCAGAGACGCGGCCCTATGTGCGAATGATTGTCGAGCGCCTGTTTGCGACGCTGCCGGTCCTTTCCCATCTTGAGATCGCGCGCGGCGTGACGATCAAATCATTGGGCAGCATCTCTTGA